CGGCTGTCCACTAATCTGATGATAAACTTCATTAATTAAGGGATTTAAACTATCTATTAGTTCTTTTCTTTTCTTTATAATCTCAATACCTGTTTCTATTAGTTGTTCATTCCATACCTCTAATTCTGTTATGTCACATTTCATATTTTTCTTAAGGAAAGATAATGTTTGATTCCGCTGTCTAATGATTTTGAGGTATCTTTGCAGGTTGTATAAGTACTTTGGGGATGTTTGTGAAAGTTCAATATCCATAAATCGTCTTCTTATTGCCGGGGCGCCTTTGATAATATTCAAATCCTGTGGTGAAAAGACAATTACCTTCAATTCCCCAATCAAATCTATTATCCTGGTGAGCGGTTTATTATTTATTTTTACCTTCTTAAGGTTATTAGTAAATAAGATGTTAATCTCAAGTGTAGTATTATTTTTCCATATTTCCCCATTCAGATAAAAATCTGTTTGCCCAAATTTAATTAGTTGTCTATCCTCACTTGTGCGGAAGGATTTTAGAATACCAAGAAAATATATCGCCTCTAAAAGATTTGTTTTCCCTGCCCCATTTTCTCCCACAAAGATATTTATTTTCGAATCAAAACTTAACTCGTTATCGAATAAATTTCTAAAGTTTTTGGTAATTATTCTTTTTAAGAACAACTGGTCACCTTTGTATGCTTCTCCTGAAAATAGTTAATTAGAGATTAGAGAATTAGTGAATTAGAACCTGCACTCTTGCTAATCTCCAATCTCTAATCTCTATGCTCAATTTTCATCTTCCTTTGTGCCCACTCCCT
This portion of the bacterium genome encodes:
- the recF gene encoding DNA replication/repair protein RecF produces the protein MFLKRIITKNFRNLFDNELSFDSKINIFVGENGAGKTNLLEAIYFLGILKSFRTSEDRQLIKFGQTDFYLNGEIWKNNTTLEINILFTNNLKKVKINNKPLTRIIDLIGELKVIVFSPQDLNIIKGAPAIRRRFMDIELSQTSPKYLYNLQRYLKIIRQRNQTLSFLKKNMKCDITELEVWNEQLIETGIEIIKKRKELIDSLNPLINEVYHQISGQPQELKIKYRPCVVEEDFRKTQKNKQEDEIRQEVTLVGPHRDDISFYINDVEARYFASQGQQRTITICLKLAQVQNIYQQTQEFPILLLDDVTSELDKNRRQALLNFIPDLTQVFITTTDLHDLNPDFVKDACIFKIRQGEINERSSN